The following proteins come from a genomic window of Mustelus asterias chromosome 1, sMusAst1.hap1.1, whole genome shotgun sequence:
- the LOC144497812 gene encoding granzyme K-like — MLQVAFFVSVISVLANQGCNCLEIIGGRDVKLHSKPYMVSIQVDNRHVCGGTLIQTKWVLTAANCQPLMKGKKTTVILGAQSLQKKDKIKQKISVKSHFPFPEFKNKVDNDIMLLELAKAVNIKKKMIEILNLPTSTKDLKSGVKCTIIGWGHISPSDKTMSDTLKEASVSVIDRKSCNSKKYYNGNPLITDNMICAGDKKGRKDSCLGDAGGPLMCKTKTLSRKEVLVGISSAGKGCGIARHPGIYTRLTDKYLTWIKSKIGVVNFNETSEQI, encoded by the exons ATGCTTCAGGTGGCATTCTTTGTTTCAGTAATCAGTGTCTTGGCTAACCAGGGCT GCAACTGCCTGGAAATCATTGGAGGTCGTGATGTTAAACTTCACTCAAAACCTTATATGGTGTCCATCCAGGTTGACAACAGGCATGTATGTGGAGGCACTCTGATCCAAACAAAATGGGTGCTGACTGCGGCAAACTGCCAACC GctgatgaagggaaagaaaaccACAGTGATTCTCGGAGCTCAGTCACTCCAAAAGAAAGATAAGATTAAGCAAAAAATTTCTGTTAAATCACATTTCCCATTCCCCGAATTCAAGAACAAAGTAGACAATGACATCATGCTTCTGGAG TTAGCGAAAGCTGTAAATATTAAGAAGAAGATGATAGAAATCCTGAACCTGCCAACTTCCACAAAGGACCTTAAATCTGGAGTGAAATGCACCATAATTGGATGGGGACACATTAGTCCCAGTGATAAAACAATGTCTGACACCTTGAAAGAGGCATCGGTATCTGTGATTGATCGGAAAAGCTGCAATAGTAAAAAATATTACAATGGGAACCCACTTATAACAGACAACATGATTTGTGCAGGTGATAAAAAGGGCAGAAAAGATTCCTGCCTG GGCGATGCTGGAGGCCCATTAATGTGCAAAACAAAGACCCTGAGTCGTAAGGAGGTGCTTGTTGGGATTTCTTCAGCTGGGAAAGGCTGTGGGATTGCCAGGCACCCTGGCATTTATACGCGGCTAACAGACAAATACTTAACCTGGATCAAGAGCAAAATTGGAGTTGTAAATTTTAATGAAACGAGTGAACAAATCTAA